The sequence TTTTCCATCATGGATATCATTTCAACCACGTCCATGACGGACATTTCTGCAACCGCGTCCAGAATTTGTTCTTTAGTGATAGACATAGCTAGTATTCCTAGAATTCAGACAGTTTGTTAACATTTGCAATGGCTTTTGCTTTCTAATAGATATAACCGTAAATCATATCGCTGGTTTTTGATCGCACAGTGAAGCTAACGTGCGAACCAGCTCTCCGGCAGAGGCATCTTTCATTACTGACATCATGCGGACGATTGCTTCTTCGTAAGTTGGTAAATTTGCTAGTCGGTCGATCTGCGATGCAGGAATAACTGTTCCTGCAAAGGCGGCAGCTTTAATTTTAAAATTGGGATTTGCTGTAGCAAAATTCTTAAACAGACGAGCTGCTGCGCCTGGATGTGTATTAGAAAATGCAATTAAAGTCGGACCTATAAACGTGTCTTTTAGCCCCTCATACAGGGTGTCTTTCACTATGCGGCACATCAGTGTATTGCGAACAACGCGCATGTAGACACCGGCGGCACGACCTGCTTTACGCAGCTCAGTTATTTTATCTACCGTAATGCCGCTTGAATCTGCAACAACGACAGAAGGCGCGTATTTGGCTAATTCGCTGACTTCAGCAACAATAGTTTTTTTGTCTTGAAGATTTAATGCCATTAGCTTGTATGTACTCCTGGAAGGGGACCACCCCATAATTTAAAGTTAATTTACATACTTTAATCTTGAAATTAAGCTGTCGTCCCTGAAACCGAAAATGTCGGTATTGCATTTACGGTAAACAAGAAACTACTGTAACGCAATAACTAATTTGCTGCAGTTAATAGGCTGCTTTGATCGATTACTACCCCTGCGCCCATGGTGGTGGATAGGCTAACTTTCTTGATGTAAAAGCCCTTGGCTTGTGTTGGTTTAGCTTTTTTCAGCGCCATTAGCAAATATTCCAGATTTTCTTGTAATTTTTCAGACTCAAAGTCAACTTTACCGATTGTGGTGTGGATAATACCGTTTTTGTCGTTGCGATAGCGAATTTGACCAGCTTTGGCCTTTTTAACTGCTTCCGCGATATTAGGGGTGACGGTGCCGAATTTGGGGTTTGGCATCAGACCGCGGGGACCGAGGATATGACCCAGCTGGCTGACAAAACTCATCACTTCCGGAGCCGCAATAACTACGTCGAAGTTGATATCGCCTATTTTGATCTGGTTAGCTAAATCATCCATGCCAACCAGATCAGCACCGGCGGTTTTAGCAACTTCAGCGTTAGTGCCTTGGCTGAAAACGGCCACGCGCACGCGGCGGCCGCTACCGTGCGGTAGCACGGTAGCACCACGGATGTTCTGATCTGATCTGCGTGCATCAATGCCAAGATTAATGGCAACATCGATGCTTTCAACAAACTTAGCTGTAGCTAATTCTTTCAGCAACGCCACTGCCTCAGTAAAGTTGTATTGCTTATTTGAAGCAATTTTATCGCGGATGACACGCTTGCGCTTGGTTATTTTAGACATGATTAATCCTCAACTACCAGGCCCATCGAACGAGCGGTACCAGCAATGGAGTGAGACATCGCTTCAACGTTGGCACCAGTCATATCAGACGCTTTGGTTTCGGCGATTTCACGTACTTGCGCGCTGGTCACTTTTCCAACTTTGCTTTGATTCGGCTTACTAGCACCTAATTTGATGCCGGCAGCTTTTTTCAACAGCACGGCGGCTGGCGGAGTCTTGGTAACAAACGTAAAAGAACGGTCTGAATAAACAGTGATAACAACAGGAATCGGTAACCCTTTTTCAAGGCTTTCGGTTTTAACATTAAAGGCTGTACAGAATTCCATAAGGTTAACTCCTTGTTGACCAAGGGCTGGACCTACAGGTGGACTAGGGTTTGCCATTCCTGCCGCTACCTGCAATTTGACATAGGCTTGCACTTTTTTGGCCATGCAATTTCCTTTTACTTTTATGTTTTATGTGATGATATCGCCAATTAAGGCTTCTCGTAAAATACGATAGGTAGACGTATAGTCTACCATACCAAGACTAACAGTCTTTCTATTTTAACTTTTAACTTAGCACCACGAGCAAAACATGCGGTCAACACTCAGCATTTCTCAACCTGACCGAAGTCAAGTTCCACCGGAGTGGCGCGACTAAAAATAGATACCGATACTTTCAAGCGGCTTTTTTCGTAGTCAACCTCTTCCACCACGCCATTGAAGTCGGCAAAGGGGCCATCGTTAACACGGACCAGCTCACCCGGTTCAAAAATAGTTTTCGGCCGTGGCTTATCTCCAACCTGCTGTAGGCGCTGCATGATCGCTTCTACTTCTTTATCGCTGATAGGTGCGGGACGATCCGAGGTACCGCCGATGAAGCCCATGACGCGCGGTAAACTTCGCACAAGATGCCAACTAGCGTCATTCATCACCATATGCACCAGAACATAGCTTGGAAAAAATTTCCGTTCACTTTTACGCCGCTGGCCGCCACGAATTTCAACAACCTCTTCTGTCGGTACCAGAACTTCGCCAAACAGCGCTTCCATATTGTGAAGTTTGATATATTCGCGTAGGGCTTGCGCTACGCGTCCCTCAAACCCGGAAAACGCCTGAAACACATACCAACGTTTTTGTTGAGCTTCAGACATCTGATAACCTCAGGCTATGTATGAATGATACCACACGAACGAGCAAACCATCCAGTCCCCACAGAATCAGTGAGATTACGGTCGTGACCGCGATGACAATTAACGTCGCATGGAACGTTTCCTGGTAAGTCGGCCAAATTAATTTACGCACTTCGTTACGTGCTTCACGCGCAAACTGAATAAAAGACTTGCCTTTGGCCGTAACTATGGCCCACCAGCCCGCGAGAGCGATAATAACGACTGCTAGTGCTCTCAAGCATAAGCAGTGATAATCGCGGTAACAATAGTTACCAACTATGGTAACTATTAACAGAACAGTGACAACGATTAACCACGTCACCACTTCCCGCCCCCGCGCGCGTTTTGTCGATTTGGTATGTGTACCCATCAAAAACCTGTCAATGAGCCCCTGACTCTAATCGATTCTATCTTACTTATCTCATCATCGGTCGCTTGAAACAGTGGAATATCAGCCTGCATGTACTACTGGTTTAAGCGATAAGTTTAGTCACCACACCAGCGCCAACGGTATGGCCGCCTTCGCGGATAGCAAAACGCAAACCATCGGCCATGGCGATCGGGGCAATCAGGTTGACCACCATTTTAACGTTGTCGCCAGGCATCACCATGTCAACTCCTTCTGGCAGTTCGATGGTACCGGTAACGTCAGTAGTACGGAAGTAGAACTGCGGACGGTAGCCTTTAAAGAAGGGTGTATGACGGCCGCCTTCTTCTTTGCGCAAAATATACACTTCAGATTCAAACTTAGTATGTGGCTTAATCGAACCTGGTTTAGCCAGAACCTGGCCCCGCTCAACGTCGTCACGCTTAGTGCCACGCAGCAGCACGCCCACGTTCTCGCCGGCACGTCCTTCATCCAGTAGTTTACGGAACATTTCAACGCCGGTGCAGGTTGTTTTGGTGGTATTTTTCATGCCAACAATTTCCACTTCGTCACCCACCTTGACGGTGCCGCGTTCCACACGACCAGTAACCACGGTGCCGCGACCTGAGATTGAAAAAACATCTTCGATAGGCAGTAGGAACGGCTGGTCAATGGCACGTTCTGGTTCCGGAATGTAATTATCCAGCGCGTTCGCCAGTTCAATAATTTTTTGCGTCCAATGTTCGTCACCTTCCAGGGCTTTCAGCGCGGAGCCGCGGATCACCGGCGTCTCATCGCCCGGGAAGTCGTACTGAGACAGTAGTTCTCGAACTTCCATTTCCACTAGTTCCAACAACTCTTCGTCTTCGACCATGTCACATTTGTTAATGAACACGATGATGTTAGGTACGCCTACTTGGCGACCTAACAGAATGTGTTCGCGGGTCTGGGGCATCGGACCGTCGGTGGCGGCAACCACCAGAATCGCGCCATCCATCTGGGCCGCGCCAGTGATCATGTTTTTCACATAGTCGGCGTGCCCCGGGCAGTCTACATGCGCGTAGTGATGGCGCGGGGTATCGTATTCAACGTGCGAAGTGTTAATAGTGATACCGCGGGCTTTTTCTTCTGGCGCGTTGTCGATCTGATCAAAGGCACACGCGTTTCCGCCGTAAGCCTTGGCCAGAACGGTGGTGATGGCGGCGGTTAAGGTAGTTTTACCATGGTCAACGTGGCCGATAGTACCGACGTTAACGTGTGGTTTAGTGCGTTGAAACGTTTCTTTAGACATCGCTTGTCCCTCTAAGACACAAACATATCGGTGGTTCAATTAGGCGAAATACCTGCTAATGTTTTGTAAATTCATCCAGAATCAGGAAGGAGACAAAAAGTAGTGGTGCTAATAGGCAGATTCGAACTGCCGACCTCACCCTTACCAAGGGTGTGCTCTACCACCTGAGCTATATCAGCAGATTGGAGCGGGCAGTGGGAATCGAACCCACATCTTCAGCTTGGAAGGCTGAGGTAATAGCCATTATACGATGCCCGCAGCTTGGACTCGGCTACCTGATATTTATTAGGTCTTTTCCCCGGTAGTTCATAACCATTGGCTTTTCCTAATTTGGTGGTGGGGGAAGGATTCGAACCTTCGAAGTCTGTGACGGCAGATTTACAGTCTGCTCCCTTTAACCGCTCGGGAACCCCACCTGATCCTTTGGTGCCGGCAGAAGGAGTCGAACCCTCGACCCACTGATTACAAGTCAGTTGCTCTTCCAACTGAGCTATGCCGGCATTAAGTGTTTCGCATTCTAGGTAGAGCTGATGACCTATGCAACAAAAAAATCGAGAAAATTTCAATTTTACGCAAAAAAAACCAATGTGACGACGTAACCCGCGAACTCTACTACTCTACTAGAAGCAGTTAATACTGCTTATGCAGCAGTATTAGGCAGTATTAGTTAGTTAATAGCATAACTATACTGATGATCATAAAAACCATGCTGGGTAGTAATGCACCGAATACTGGCGGCAGGTTGTATACTAGACCTAATGGCCCGCAGATGTGATCCAAGACGTGAAACAATAAACTGCAACTTATGCCTGTAATGAATCGTACCGCCGGAGGCACGCTGCGCAGCGGTCCGAAAATAAAAGACAGTGCCACTAGCATCATCACCACCACTGAGAAAGGAGAGAAAATTTTGCTCCACAGCTTCAACTGGTAACGTTTGAAGTTCTGCCCACTCTGCTGAAGATACTTAACGTAATTAGCCAACCCAGAGATAGACAATGAATTTGGCAACGCTATTACCCCCAATTTATCCGGCGTCAGATTGGTTTCCCATTCAACGTTTAGGTGTTGCTGACCATTGATTTGATGGCGGTTAGTTAAATTAACTTCTTCCACCTGTGATAGTTTCCAACTGCCATTGTTAAAGTGAGCCGTTGCGGCATAGCGCAGCGACTGTAGCCGTTCTGCTTTTTGATCGAAGTGATAAATATTGACGCCGGCCAGCTTATCATTGCCAACTAACCGCTCGATGAAAATAAAATCATCACCGTCCTTGGCCCATAGACCGTGTTTATTTGACTGCATGGAGCCGACGTTAATTGCTCGGTTGCGGTAATGATAGGCTATTTGCTCGCTTGCTGGAGCTACCCATTCGCCGATGGCCAGGCTCAACAGCACCAGTGCAATGGTTGTTTTCATGACTGAACTGGCTACCTGCAGTTGGCTGAAACCAGCTGCCTGCATTACCACTAGTTCACTGCTGGTTGCCAGAGAACCCAGCCCCAGCAACGTGCCAATTAGAGTAGCCATCGGAAAAAAGATCTCGCTATCCTTGGGCACGCTAAGTAAGGTAAACAGACCTGCGCCCATTACCGAGTAGTCCCCCTGGCCAACTTTGCGCATTTGCTCAACGAATTTGATCAGACTAGATAGCGACACCAGCAGGAACAAGGTCATCATTATGGGATTGAAAATTGTTTTACCAATGTAGCGGTCCAAGACCCTCAACATGAGGGTGCGCCTTTTGGTAGCAGCCACCCACGCAGCCTTCTGATCGGTACGGTGTCCAACACATTCAATATTAGCCCTAGCACTAGAAACAACACATTGGTCAGCCACAGCCAAAACATCGGGTCAAGCTTGCCCTTGGCACTATGATAGCGCAGGGTAATTTGTAGCAAAAAGAACAGTAGATATAGCAGCATTGCTGGTAGTATACGCAGCACGATACTCTGCTGCCGTTGGTTAACTACCGACAGCGGTACCACCATTATGGTCATAATCAACACCGACACAACTAACGTTAGCCTCCAGTGAAACTCAGCGCGCGCCTCCGGCTCAGACGAGTGCCACAGTTGGTGCATTGTCATTTGCTTAGTTTCGATGCTATTCGCCACAGATCTAGAGCCGATCAGCGCTTGATATTTAGCAAAACTAGTAATGCAGAAATCTCGCAGCAAAGCAGTCCCCTCATAGCTAGTACCATTATCCAGCATTAAGATTTGCGAGCCGTCAGACAGCTTGGTCATATGGCCACGGTCTGCCATAATAACGAAAGGGCGAGCATGGCAATTTGGCTTGATCTTTGCCATGAATATATGTTCAAACACTGTATCCTGAACTTTACCCACGAACAGCACCAAATTACCGTTATCGGCTAATTTGAATTGCCCAGCCGCTGTGCTAAGATTAACTTTTGCGTCCGATATTACTATCGCTTGATAACGTGACAAACCGGGTGAAAGCCATATCACATTCACCGCTGCTACTATCGCGTTCATCAAACTGAGCAGCAGCGCCACACGGATCAAAATACTTTTACCAAACCCACAAGCGTATATAACCGTAATTTCATTTGCAGCGTACATACGGCTAAGTATCACTAACACACCAAGGAATAGACTCAAGGGAAGAATTAATTGCACCATTGCCGGCAAACTTAATCCCAGTAAGGCTAACACTACGTTTAGTGGAATATCTCCCTCCACTACTGTGCCTAAAAGTTGTCCCAGTTTTTGGCATAAAAAAACCAACAGCAGGATGAACAGAATGGCGAGCTGGCTTTTAACGGTCTCCCAAACCAGATATCTAGTAATAATCACACTTATGGCGCCTGTAAAAACTTGTTTATTTGTAGAAAGTAGAAAAGATTTAGTAATTTTCATCACTAATCTATCATTGATACTTCTAAAAAACTTACATGTGGTTGATAGCACAGGTTGCTATCACATTATATTTTAATCTTTTGCTGATAAAATATAACCAACATGGAACTTGATAACCGTTTTACGCTGGTGGCCTAGCGATGATTGTTTTTGCCATTAACAGACCAGCCCATTATATCCCGCGCTAATGTTTTTTTTATAGAATTTAATTGGTGAATTTTGTCTGCCTGCTCGGCAGACCGCAGGTTGTTTTTATGTAATTAACTGATTAACTGGCACATGAAAAACGCAACCTTTTATTTACTCAACCAAGCCAGTCTTAACCTCATGGAATGGCTGGCCTGTTATTTTACCGTCGATAAATGGCGGGAGGGCAAACTGGTACTTATCGCCTGTGAGGATGAAGCCCAAGCGCTTAGAATAGACGAAGCGCTGTGGGCGTGCGATCCTGATACTTTCGTACCACATAACCTGACGGGAGAATGCTCGCCATACGGCACGCCAGTAGAAATTTGCTGGCAACAGCGCCGTGGTAGTAACATGAATAGGGAGGTGTTGATAAGCTTGCTGTTGTCGGTCTACGCGGATTTTGCCTCATCGTTTAATGAAGTCATTGATTTCGTTCCGGCTGAAGCAACTTTAAAACAGCTGGCGCGCAATCGTTATAAAACTTATCGTAGCGTTGGCTTCCAATTGACTACGGCAATACCACCAACAAGGTGATTAAAACAAGTATCATGGATAAAAAATACCAGCCCAAAAAGATCGAGCAACAGCTGTATAAGCACTGGGAGCAGCGTGGTTATTTCAAGCCGCACAATGACCACAAGCAGGATAGCTACTGCATCATGATCCCGCCGCCAAATATTACTGGCAGCCTACATATGGGCCATGCCTTCCAACAGACTATTATGGATACTCTTATTCGTTATCAGCGTATGTTGGGTAAAAATACTTTGTGGCAGGTTGGTACAGATCACGCCGGCATCGCGACGCAGATGGTGGTTGAACGCAAAATGGTCGCAGAAGAGGGCAAAAACCGCCACGATTGCGGCCGCGCCGCTTTCATTACTAAGATTTGGCAGTGGGAAGCACAATCCAGCGGCACCATTAACCATCAGATGCGCCGACTTGGCGTTTCTGTGGATTGGGAACGCGCGCGGTTCACAATGGACGAAGGGCTGTCCAACGCTGTTAAAGAAGTGTTTGTGCGGCTGTATCAGGAAGATTTAATTTATCGCGGCAAACGCCTTGTTAACTGGGACCCGACCTTACGCACCGCTATTTCTGACCTGGAAGTAGAACACCGAGAGTCAACAGGCTCAATGTGGCAGCTGCGTTATCCGCTGGCCGAAAGTACGTACACTGCCACTAAGCTGGATTATCTTGTGGTCTCAACCACGCGGCCAGAAACCATGCTAGGAGATACCGGCGTGGCAGTAAACCCGGCAGATCCGCGCTATCGCGACTTGATTGGTAAATTCGTCATACTTCCGCTTGTCGGCCGCCGTATACCAATCGTCGGCGATGCACACGCGGATATGACTAAAGGCACCGGCTGTGTCAAAATTACTCCAGCACATGATTTTAACGACTATGAAGTAGGCAAACGCCACGCACTGCCTATGATCAATATATTCACCTTTGACGGTGCAATCCGCCAGCAAGCCGAGGTTTTTGACACTAATGGTGAGACAAGCCAGGCTATATCTAGCGAAATTCCGGTGGCTTTCCGTGGGCTGGAACGGTTCGCCGCCCGCAAGGCCATCGTTGCCGAATTTGACAGATTGAATCTGCTAGTAGATGAGGTCACTGACCAAGAACTCACGGTGCCTTATGGAGATCGCAGCGGCGTGGTTATAGAACCGATGTTGACAGATCAATGGTACGTACGCGCCGCGCCACTAGCGAAAGTAGCGGTGAAAGCGGTGGAACTGGGTGAGATTAACTTTGTGTCGAAGCAGTACGAAAACATGTATTTCAGCTGGATGCGGGATATACAGGATTGGTGTATTTCCCGTCAGCTATGGTGGGGCCACCGTATTCCAGCATGGTACGACCCGGAGGGCAGGGTATATGTAGGTCGTAGCGAGATCGACGTGCGTCAGCAACATCAGTTAGCTGATCATGTACCACTGCGCCAGGAAGAAGATGTGCTGGATACCTGGTTTTCCTCTGGACTATGGACCTTCTCCACTCTAGGCTGGCCGGAAGATACTGAAACGCTACGCACGTTTCATCCCACAAGTGTAGTGGTTAGCGGCTTTGATATAATTTTTTTCTGGATAGCGCGCATGGTAATGCTGACCATGCATTTCATCAAGACTGACAATGGCAAGCCGCAAGTGCCGTTTAAAACCGTCTATATAACCGGTCTTATTCGCGATGAAGAAGGGCATAAAATGTCTAAGTCCAAAGGTAACATTATTGATCCTCTGGACATGGTTGACGGCATTTCGCTGGTAGCTTTACTTAAAAAGCGCACCGATAATATGATGCAGCCGCAATTGGCTGACAGTATATGCAAACGCACAAAAAAACAATTTCCACACGGCATTGCGCCGCACGGTACCGATGCTCTGCGCTTCACGTTGACCGCTCTTGCCTCTAATGGCCGCGATATTAAATGGGACATGAATCGTCTAGAGGGGTATCGCAATTTCTGCAATAAATTGTGGAATGCCAGCCGTTTTGTCCTGATAAATACCGAAGAGCATGACTGTGGTTTTGACGGCGGCGATCAAGTACTATCGCTGGCAGATCGCTGGATCCTGGCGGAATTTAATCAGTTGGTGACGGCTTTTCGCCAGGCGTTAGATAATTATCGTTTTGATTTGGCTGCAGGTATGTTGTACGAATTCACATGGAACCAATTTTGTGACTGGTATCTTGAGCTAACCAAGCAGGTTATGAGCTGTGGTAATGACGCCGAACTTCGTGGTACCCGCCATACGTTGGTCAACGTACTAGAAGCGTTACTACGTTTGGCACATCCAATCATGCCATTTATTACAGAAACAATCTGGCAGCGGTTGCACAACCTTACTAGTAGTAACAAGGGTGAGACCACCATTATGCTGCAACCGTTTCCCGCCTATGATGCTGCTTTAGAAGACGCTGCTGCCATCAGCGATGTGGAATGGATGAAGCAAGCTATCATCGCGGTTCGCACGATTCGTGCCGAAATGAATATTGCGCCTAATAAGCCGTTAGCGGTATTGTTACGCCAGGCTTCACAGGCGGTTACGCGCATAGTAAACGAAAACCGTCGCTTGATTGTTACCATTGCACGGCTTGAAAGTATCACACTGATGTCAGCAGATGATACATGGCCCGTTTCTGTTACCAAAATTATCAACGGCGCCGAACTGCTGATACCGATGAACGGTATTGTTGATAAAAACACAGAGCTGGCACGACTGGCGAAGGAAGCGGTGTACATAGAAGGCGAAATTGGCCGTATCTCTGCTAAACTAAATAATGATTACTTTATCTGCCGGGCGCCGGAATATGTGGTGGTAAAAGAACGCCAGAAATTGGCAAGATATCAGCAATTCAGAACAAAATTACTTGAGCAGCACGAGATCATTGCAAGTTTGTGACCGCTATTTCATGGCACCTAGCGGTGATTATTTGATAAACGGACTAACAACCAGCGCAGCTAGCAGCCAGCTGAGGCACATGATTGCTAATCAATGCTGATCACTAGCGGCGCGATCAGTGAGTGGTAGGGTAGGTAAGTAAAATCAAGAGTTTGTCGGACAACTATTCGCTCCTACAACTCGTTGTCCGTTACCTAATCACCCAGTTTGAAGGCCTATACCGCCATTTTCTCCCAAAAGATGTGGGTATTGTTGAACCCTTGAATTTCAATATTATGACATATACAGTGGTGATGATTTAGTTAATTTAACATTAAAATTAGAATGAATCGGGAGCGACTGATTATGAATAAGTTATGGAAACGTAGTTTACTAAGATTGATGGATTTGACGTCTGACGAAATTAATCAATTATTAGCGCTAGCTGCAAATCTTAAGCGCCAAAAGCGTTCTGGATGCGAAACACCGCTTTTGGCCGGTAAAAATATTGCGCTCATATTCGAAAAAGATTCTACCAGGACCCGCTGCTCTTTCGAAGTTGCCGCCTTTGATCAGGGTGCAAACGTAACCTATTTGGGGCCAAGCGGTAGCCAGCGAGGCAATAAAGAATCCATGAAGGATACCGCTAGGGTATTAGGTCGTATATATGACGGTATCCAATATCGCGGTTATGGCCAAGAGATAGTAGAAACTCTTGCGCGCTATGCCGGCGTACCGGTGTGGAACGGACTGACGACCGAGTTCCATCCAACTCAATTGCTGGCTGATCTATTGACCATGCAGGAATCTTTGCCGGAAAAATCATTCCCTCAAATGAAGCTGGCATATGTCGGCGATACGCGCAATAACATGGGTAATACGCTGCTAGAAGCAGCTGCGTTAACCGGTATTGATTTACGGCTAGTAGCACCGAATGCCTGTTGGCCTAATCAAGATTTAGTTACTTCCTGCCGTAACCTAGCAAGGGAAAATGGCGGTGACATTACCCTTACCGCAGATATTGCTGTTGGCATCAAGGAGGTTGACTTTATCTATACCGATGTTTGGGTATCGATGGGCGAAGACAAAATCTTATGGCAAGAACGTATCGAGATGCTGCGTGCCTATCAGGTAAATATGGACATGTTACGCCAAATAGGCAATTCACAGGTGAAGTTTCTTCATTGTCTACCAGCATTCCATGACGATCACACTACCCTAGGAAAGCAAATTGCTGCCCAATATAACTTGGTTGGCGGAATGGAAGTTACCGATGAAGTGTTTGAATCCACCAATAGCGTGGTGTTCGATCAGGCAGAAAACCGACTGCATACAATCAAAGCAGTTATGGTAGCAACACTGGCGTCACTATCAGCAAAATCGTAAGATAAGCGGCAGAAACAGCTATTTAGCTAGTGGTTGATTGCGTATTGGGCTATTCCTGTTAGTTACAGATTGTTATGTAAACCCTCACCGAGGGTGATTAGTTGATGAACGTACTAACCAACCCAGCAAGCACGTAATGATAATTCCAGCTAGATATTATCGACAGGCAAACAGCAGCAGGGAATAATTTCCCCTTGGTTGATAAACGCCAGTGACTACTGGTAGTAATTAACTGTTCCCAATCGCAATTAGCCGGAACGGCACTGAACTTCTACTGGAACCTTGTAAGCCTCTAGCACGTTAAATAGTGTGAGCGATGTATTACCTGTAGGAAAGCGCTACCCGGTTTTGGCGCCAGTGTATAAGGATCTGCTGGGTCAGGTTACAACTTGAAGTTGCTAAAGTCGTCATTATTAATGGTAGCATCAATCTGACCTACCAGATAGGAGCTTACCTCAACCTCCTGCGGCGCCATCTGAACGTTATCCGACACAAGCCAGGAGTTGATCCAAGGAATCGGATTGGAGCGAGTGGTAAAGGGCCGATCAAGCCCAACCGCCTGCATGCGTATATTGGTGATATATTCCACATACTGACAAAGAATATCTTTGTTTAAGCCGATCATAGACCCATCGCGGAACAAATAGCTCGCCCAGTCTTTCTCCTGTTGCGCTGCCATCAGGAACAAATCATAGCTTTCCTGCTGACATTCAAGTGCAATCTTAGCCATTGTCGGATCATCATCACCGGAACGCATTAGGTTCAGCATATACTGGGTGCCTGTTAAGTGCAGCACTTCGTCGCGGGCGATTAGGCGAATAATTTTCGCGTTACCCTCCATAATTTCACGCTCGGCGAAGGCGAAAGAGCAGGCGAAGCTGATATAGAAACGGATTGCTTCCAATGCGTTAACGCTCATCAGGCAAAGATAGAGCTTTTTCTGCAGCTCATGCAAATTAACCATCACCATGTTACCATTTACATAGTGAGTACCTTCACCCAAAAGCTGATAATAGCTTGCTAGCTTGATCAGACCATCGTAATAGCCACAAATATTCTGTGCTCTTTTTAGAATCTCTTTGTTTGTGATAATGGTGTCGAATACCAGCGATGGAGCGTTGACGATATTGCGTATAATATGGGTATAGGAGCGAGCATGTATCGTTTCAAAAAATGACCAGGTTTCCACCCAAGTTTCCAATTCTGGTATCGAAATTAGCGGCAGTAGAGCGATATTGGGACTGCGTCCTTGTATGGAATCTAGTAGCGTCTGGTATTTGAGATTACTAATAAAAATATGTTTTTCGTGCTCCGGCAGCACTTGATAGTCGATACGATCACGTGACACATCTACTTCTTCTGGGCGCCAAAAGAAAGACAATTGTTTTTCAATAAGTTTTTCAAAAAAATTGTATTTCTGCTGATCGAAGCGAGCAATGTTAACCGGCTGGCCGAAAAACATTGGTTCCAACA is a genomic window of Candidatus Moranella endobia PCIT containing:
- the tuf gene encoding elongation factor Tu; protein product: MSKETFQRTKPHVNVGTIGHVDHGKTTLTAAITTVLAKAYGGNACAFDQIDNAPEEKARGITINTSHVEYDTPRHHYAHVDCPGHADYVKNMITGAAQMDGAILVVAATDGPMPQTREHILLGRQVGVPNIIVFINKCDMVEDEELLELVEMEVRELLSQYDFPGDETPVIRGSALKALEGDEHWTQKIIELANALDNYIPEPERAIDQPFLLPIEDVFSISGRGTVVTGRVERGTVKVGDEVEIVGMKNTTKTTCTGVEMFRKLLDEGRAGENVGVLLRGTKRDDVERGQVLAKPGSIKPHTKFESEVYILRKEEGGRHTPFFKGYRPQFYFRTTDVTGTIELPEGVDMVMPGDNVKMVVNLIAPIAMADGLRFAIREGGHTVGAGVVTKLIA
- the secE gene encoding preprotein translocase subunit SecE; the protein is MGTHTKSTKRARGREVVTWLIVVTVLLIVTIVGNYCYRDYHCLCLRALAVVIIALAGWWAIVTAKGKSFIQFAREARNEVRKLIWPTYQETFHATLIVIAVTTVISLILWGLDGLLVRVVSFIHSLRLSDV
- the rplK gene encoding 50S ribosomal protein L11, which translates into the protein MAKKVQAYVKLQVAAGMANPSPPVGPALGQQGVNLMEFCTAFNVKTESLEKGLPIPVVITVYSDRSFTFVTKTPPAAVLLKKAAGIKLGASKPNQSKVGKVTSAQVREIAETKASDMTGANVEAMSHSIAGTARSMGLVVED
- the rplA gene encoding 50S ribosomal protein L1 codes for the protein MSKITKRKRVIRDKIASNKQYNFTEAVALLKELATAKFVESIDVAINLGIDARRSDQNIRGATVLPHGSGRRVRVAVFSQGTNAEVAKTAGADLVGMDDLANQIKIGDINFDVVIAAPEVMSFVSQLGHILGPRGLMPNPKFGTVTPNIAEAVKKAKAGQIRYRNDKNGIIHTTIGKVDFESEKLQENLEYLLMALKKAKPTQAKGFYIKKVSLSTTMGAGVVIDQSSLLTAAN
- the nusG gene encoding transcription termination/antitermination protein NusG; its protein translation is MSEAQQKRWYVFQAFSGFEGRVAQALREYIKLHNMEALFGEVLVPTEEVVEIRGGQRRKSERKFFPSYVLVHMVMNDASWHLVRSLPRVMGFIGGTSDRPAPISDKEVEAIMQRLQQVGDKPRPKTIFEPGELVRVNDGPFADFNGVVEEVDYEKSRLKVSVSIFSRATPVELDFGQVEKC
- the lptF gene encoding LPS export ABC transporter permease LptF; translation: MIITRYLVWETVKSQLAILFILLLVFLCQKLGQLLGTVVEGDIPLNVVLALLGLSLPAMVQLILPLSLFLGVLVILSRMYAANEITVIYACGFGKSILIRVALLLSLMNAIVAAVNVIWLSPGLSRYQAIVISDAKVNLSTAAGQFKLADNGNLVLFVGKVQDTVFEHIFMAKIKPNCHARPFVIMADRGHMTKLSDGSQILMLDNGTSYEGTALLRDFCITSFAKYQALIGSRSVANSIETKQMTMHQLWHSSEPEARAEFHWRLTLVVSVLIMTIMVVPLSVVNQRQQSIVLRILPAMLLYLLFFLLQITLRYHSAKGKLDPMFWLWLTNVLFLVLGLILNVLDTVPIRRLRGWLLPKGAPSC
- the lptG gene encoding LPS export ABC transporter permease LptG — encoded protein: MLRVLDRYIGKTIFNPIMMTLFLLVSLSSLIKFVEQMRKVGQGDYSVMGAGLFTLLSVPKDSEIFFPMATLIGTLLGLGSLATSSELVVMQAAGFSQLQVASSVMKTTIALVLLSLAIGEWVAPASEQIAYHYRNRAINVGSMQSNKHGLWAKDGDDFIFIERLVGNDKLAGVNIYHFDQKAERLQSLRYAATAHFNNGSWKLSQVEEVNLTNRHQINGQQHLNVEWETNLTPDKLGVIALPNSLSISGLANYVKYLQQSGQNFKRYQLKLWSKIFSPFSVVVMMLVALSFIFGPLRSVPPAVRFITGISCSLLFHVLDHICGPLGLVYNLPPVFGALLPSMVFMIISIVMLLTN
- the rplJ gene encoding 50S ribosomal protein L10 → MALNLQDKKTIVAEVSELAKYAPSVVVADSSGITVDKITELRKAGRAAGVYMRVVRNTLMCRIVKDTLYEGLKDTFIGPTLIAFSNTHPGAAARLFKNFATANPNFKIKAAAFAGTVIPASQIDRLANLPTYEEAIVRMMSVMKDASAGELVRTLASLCDQKPAI